CGAAGGTGGCCTTCAGCAGGGGCTCGTCGAAGCACGGAAACGCGGACCGGGCGTGCGTTGGTTCGAATTTGCTCGAGGCCAAATAGTGGCGGTTGCCATCGTCGTCCAGATAGGACGAGGCGAAGAAACCcatattgttgttgttctgcaGCACTCCGTCGAACTCAATGCGCAGGAAGTATTGCGAACCGGCGGGAAGCAGCTGGGACATCGACAGCGTCAGATGTTCCGTGCGCGTGTCGGTAGCGTGCGAGACTTGTTCGATCTGTGGTCCCGGCGAACCACCGGTGGCCACTTCGTGCAGGAAGGCACGCTGCACCGAAAGTTGGCGGTTGTGCAACGTGACGGTTGTGGTCGGTTCGAGCACTACAAACTGCACCAGCACCGTGCCACTGAATTGACGATTGTTTTCGTGAATGGCCGTCCGGAGTGCCAGATGGTAATGCACCGGAGAGGTGTTGTTCGGCAGCCGGTACGACTCGTCAACGGGCTGTCGGCGGTTCGGCACGGCGCTGGTGCCTTCCTCCTGCCGTTCCGGCTCGAACATAAGCGAAATGTCGGAAGGTTCCGCCAGCCACTTCCATGCGGGACGTCCTCCGAGTGTGGAGGTAACCAACAGCAGGCACACCGTGGCGGTGCTCAGTAATCCACGTGCCACCATCTCGATACACTATATTGTTGCTAAACTACGCGATATTGACGGTGCGCTCGATCCCTTACGCGGGATTAACACCAACTGGACAGGCTGGTGGCGATCCATGTCTAGTATATATGCCATTAGTGAGCTGGGCGGCCTGGTCAGCCTGGTAATATATGGTTGAacaattgtgttttttccgCCGTTCAATGGTCGAATCGTAAAGATAAGATAGTGCGGCAGATAGAGGACCGATGAACGATCGCCGGATATAGAtagagtaaaaataaaaaaaaaaccgggaccCAAATAGAGAGAGAGTCCAGGCATTTGTCAAATCATTGTACAGTGTGGTAGGATTTCCATCCACGTGCAGCTATATATCACTACGGCTATATTTATCGCTGCACTAGCTAGTTCCTGTAGCTCCAGGAGATTGTGTGCCAGCAATGATCGGTGCAATTTTAGTCGGCTTGTAATGTCGGTTATCCACTGGAGCAGATTTCAGTAAGGCAGCGCGCTGTCAGTTCTCGAACAAGACAAACACGACAAGAACAAACCCGTTTAATCGTATGCAGGTGCCCTGTCAACTTGTATCGAACATCCCACACAAACAAGACACGAAACAAACCAGTTTGGTTTTGTCCTGGGATGTCTGATTCCCATTTCGAAAATATGTATACCTTGGGAATCCGTATAGACCATGCACAGTGGACGAAGCCCATACAAATaagagtaaaataaataaatataggaTGTCATGGAATTTCCAGTATTTCGTTCACAAAACCGTTTAATATCCGTTTAAAGTTGATATAACACACAATTTAGGACATATTTGGTaatttaacaatgtttttattcattattttaaattgaaaacgaaGAACCATTTATGTATGGCGAAACATTTGAGTAGTATtggtttaaaaatgttgttttttattgtaatatgatgttttcttATGGGTCGAACTTGTTCCTTTCATTCGTAGAATGTCACAGTCATGGAAACAATCTGCATTTTGATGATTTAATGCTCCGGAAATACGGAGTTTCAAgatcacatttttttaactttcttAAAGTATATGCATCCTttattaatacaaaaatactgGGGGTACCAatatctaaaaaaataaaaataaaaatgataccaTTCGCTGTCCACTGTGGACTGTTTGATACGGTGACAGTTCGGCACGACTGTTGACAGTGTACCTTTAGAACATTgtcgtgtttgttgtgtttgtttggcgcTTCGCAGCGCGCTGCCTAACTACGTCGAACAGATAACAGCTGATTGTACAATCTGCAGAAGCGCTTGAACGCAAATCTGTTGATATGATTGGCCTCGCGGCAGGTTTGTTACCGAATCGCATCACAATTGTCGACATTTAATCTTTTACTGTTCGATGAATGAATCGCCAGTATGATAAGCTGCTCTTGGTTAGATGGCACAAAGCCCTTGTTATCAGGTGTGCATCATGTGTTATGGTGCCAACAAGGAATATGACCTAGGCACATACGTTTGTTTACATGATATGTTTACATaatcgtttaaaataaaaaaagagggTTTAAATATCTTCCCATTCGTTAAGTAAtgattctattttttatttttaagctcAATTAAGATGCAATTTAGTTGGTAAACTCGGAGAAGTACGTCGTAGATAGGACACCTTCGTACGTTGTAAACCAGTCCCAGTTCGTCTTGACAGTGCGCACGGCCGCATCGGCCGTGTCCGGGCTGATCAGATCGCCAAGCGCGGCCAGGAAGTGTTCCAACTGGTGCAGCTCACCTTCGTTGTTGGTACGCGAGGCCACATTCGACACGACGCTGTTCAGCGTACCCTGGCCAAAGCGGTCCACAAACTCCCGGGCTAGCAGCGGATTGGACAGGGCTTCAATCAACGCCTCCACCCCGACACGGCTGGCAGAGTAGATCGAGGAGACGATGCGGGACCGTTCGCTTGGCAACAAGCTCTCCAGCTCGGAGTTGCTACCGATGGCGACGGTGAGCAGCGAGACGAGCTGCGACTGGTCCTGGGCGCAACCGAGCGCATCGATCAGCAGCGTCCGTTCGGCCTCGTTGCGTGAGCTGATCAGCTGATCGAACAGCCAGCGGTACTCGTCGTCGGTGGCACCCTTCAGACCGTAGCAGTACACAACGTACGATACGTCCGGATGGACGGGAGTGTTCGTCTCGACGGCCGTGTGCAACGCTTCGGTCGTCTGCCGGAGGCACTCGGTGTACCCGATCCGGCAGGCCCAGGTCGAGACGAGCTGCTTCAGGTACTTCGCCAGCAGGGTTTCCTCCTCCGGCACGGTGCTGATGTCGCCGAGGCTCTCAAACACCGGCCCGACCAGTGCGTCCACGTACACGATGAAGTCGTGGTAGTTGGCCGTACCGCGCAGCTTGCCGTAGAAGTAGCTCAGCACATTGTTGGCCGCTGCCCACGGGACGTATTCGTGCTCGTTCGCGAGGTACCGGAGCAGGTCGAGGGCGAGCGCCATATCGTGGCGGTTGGCGCGGGCCAGATTAAACGCATCGTTGATCAGCTGCGCCCGGTTGAAACGATGAATCGCGGCAGGATCGTCGCGCAATGCAGCCGCAATCATCAGCCAGTTGTGGGCATCGTAGTTCACGCGATAGTAGCCCGTCTGCTGCTTGTTGAACACGATCCACTCGTCGGCGGCGACGTTCGTCTCCACGCGTTCGGCCTTCGTCGAGAGCCAGCGGAAGTGTGACAGCTCGTCAAAGTTcgggttggacgcgctggcaTACGAGTACGGAATGTACCACAGGTTCGCGTTCGGCACGCTCTTGCCCTCGTAGAAGCGCTCCTGCGAAAGGATCACCGAACCGTCATCGTAGTTGCGGCGCACGGTCAACACCGGGTAGCCCGGGGCCGTCTCCCAGCTGCGCATCAGCTGCTGCACGGTGTATCCCTCCGGCAGCACGTCCGTTCCATCGATTGCGGCCTGCAGACCGGCGTAAAGGTCGTCCGCAACAGCCCCGTCCAGTTGGCGGTTCTGGAAGTAAACCTTCAATCCAGCACGGAAGTTGTCATCGCCGAGCACTGTGCGGAACATGTTCAGCACGCTTCCAGCTGGAACGGAACGAATCGTATCTTGAAACCCGCATATTGTGACCCCACGGTGGAAGACCACCGGAACGCAACTTACACTTGTCATAAGCGATCGAATCGAACAATCCCGAAATGGCGGCCGGTGTCGTCGCATCCTGCGTCATCGGGCGAATCGAATCGGTAGCGTCCGGTCCGAATGCGTTCTGCACGTTCTCTACCGCGTACAGATCCCAGTAGCGTTCCGCCGGGTAGGCAAGATCCGCACCGATGTATCCGAACAGGTTGGCGAACCCTTCGTTCAGCCAGATGTAGCTCCACCAGTGCGGTCCGACCAAATCACCGAACCACTGATGGGCGTACTCGTGTGCGATGACCACGGCAATACCCTTCCGGGCGCGGTACGTGTTGCGGGCCGGGTTGAACAGAAGGGCCGGCTCGCCGTACTTCACCAGGCCCCAGTTCTCCATAGCGCCGCTGCCCCGATCGGGGATGGCCATCTGCGACAGTTTGGGCATGTAGTCGTAGTACGACACGTACGTGTAGGTGTTCAGTGCGTCCAATATTTTAACGCCCGCCTCCAGCGCAAACGCGGCCTCGTCGATTGCGTTCGGTCGAGCGTACACCTGCTGCCTGCCGTCCTCGATCGACACAAAGTCCGACACACCGAACGCTAGCAAATAGGTGGACATCTTTGGCGTTGGCCCGAACTTGGTGGTGACGTATCCTTCGTGTTCCGCCGACGGTACGACCTCACCCACGGGCATATTCGAAACGGCGTTGTACTCCCCAGTGTGGGTGATCCAGAGGGTATGGCCGGCCTTCAGCAGCGGCTCGTCGTAGCACGGGAACGCCATACGCGCGTTGGTCGATTCGAACTGCGTCGTGCCGACGTACCGGCGCTCACCCTCACCGTTGACGTACGATTTCAGGAAGAAGCCACTGTTGGAGGACGTTTCGAGCAAGCCACTGTACTCCACCGTCAGCACGTAACTCCCGATCGGAAGCTTCTGGCCCGGGTGGAACGTAAGCTGCTCCGTGCGTGCATCCAGTTCGTAGTGCGGGAATCCATGCTCGACCAACACTCCATCGGCCTCTCGCGCGTACAGGGCGGCCGCAGCGATCGTCAAACCGCGACTGTGTACGGTGATCGCATCCGTCGGCACTACCACGTCCAGGTCGATATCGACGATACCACTGAACGCACGACTACCCGTATGCAGGTCCGTGTGCAACCGAATGGTGTAGTGCGTCGGCACGGTGTCGGTCGGCAGACGGTAGCTCTGATCGATGAGATCTTCGCGTGGACTTACCGCGTCCGGTACCGGGGCAAATTCACGATCACTCCACTCGAGGTGTGCGGCCGGACGCTGCCCAATGACGGCTAGCGTCGAGCTggacaccaccagcagcagcagcgacaagTTCTTGCCTAACAGAAACCCCATCTCGTCTGACTGTTGCACGGTGCAGGATGGTCCAAGTTTTATACGCACCTGCAACCGAATCCGTAACAATCGAAGATATGCTAATCAGTGGTTGATTGACGAGCGAACTTCAATTACACAATAGCGTTTGCCCAATCGCGGGACCCCGTTACACAATATTCTGCCCAAACTACCGATGCTTCGGATGGATAAGTTGTTAGTGATAAGGCGCGACGTTCAGCAAACTCATTTGCCTTCACGCAAACGTAgttgggttttgggtgtttGTAGCGTGCTTTATTATTAGGATCCAATCTTATCAACTCCCGGGCCAGCTGACTTCGCATGATTGACATGCGACGCAAGTACAGTCCGCGTTTGGCGTTTCGTATTACAACATGACAGATATGAACATGGTTTGTGTGGGTCTCAGGCAAGGCTGTAGAGCTCCAAGAATTCGCCAACGATTAGTCCTTCGGCCGTGGTAAACCAAAGCGGACGTGCGGTTGCCGCTGCTCTGGCATCATTGAGAACATTCGGCGACAGCAGTGGAGTCAGCGCCGTCAGCATCCGTTCGAGGCGTGCCATTTCGTCGGCACCGTTGGTCCGTTGGGCAATGTTCATTTCCGCATCTCTGATTGTGCCTTCCCCAACGATCCTAACCAAtggagcgagaaagagagagtaagAATAAGAAGAGTATattaaccacacacacacacacacacacacttacgcCATCATTTGCGTCAAGGTGACGGAATCTTCAAGCACCTCCATCAGCGCTAGTGTTGGTGCCCTGCCACCGTTGTAGATCGCGCGGAACAGCTGGTTACGCTCTTCCGATAGGTACACAAAGTTGGTGCCAGGTGCAGCGCTAAAGATGATGGTGGCCAAGAGTGTTTTGATGCTGTCCGCATTCTTCGAGCATCCCAGCGCGTCGATCAGGTCGGTGCGTTCTGCCTGATTGCGCGACGCCATCAAGCGTTGGTAGATCAGCTGGAACTCGTCCTGGGCGTTCTCCTGCAAGCCGTAACAGTAAACAACGGCCCGGATGTCGGGATGTACCGGTGCGGAGGTTTCCTGTGCGGCCGGCAGGTATTCCTTTCGCAGCGCTTCCCGTGCCCGTGCCAGACAATCCGCGTACCCGATGCGGCATGCCCAGGTGGCAATGAGCTGGCGCAGGTACTTGTACAATGTTGTCTCGCCCTGGTTGACGGTGTCCACCGATATGGTGGCATACACCTCCGCAATCAGCTCATCCACGTACACCAGGAACGGGTGTTCGTGTTCGGTGGCGCGCACCTTGTCGTACAGATAGGTCAGCACCTTGTCCGCGGCGAACCACGGTGCGTAGTCGCGCTCGGTGCGCAGATAGCGCATCAGCCGCAACACAACCGCCATATCGAGCAGATCGGCCCGCGCCAGATTGAACGCATCGTCAATCAGCTGGGCACGGTTCTGGCGGTGGATGGCGTTATGGTTGGCGTTCAATGCTTCGGCCAGCAGTTCCCAGTTCCGGCGGTCATAGTTCACGCGGTAATAGCCCGTCTGCTGTTTGTTGAACACGACCCATTCGTCGTCGGGGACGGATGTTTCGATTTTGGCCGCACGCGATGAAAGCCAACCAACGGTCGCGAGATCGTAGAACGTACCGGAGGATGTGTAGGCATAGTTGTACGGGATGTGCCACACGTGGGTCGTCGGCAGTACGCTCCGCTCGAGGAAGCGTTCCTGCGAGAGGATCATCAAACCGTCACGATACAGTCGGTGAACGTTGAGCACGGGAAACCCGGCCGCATCGGTCCAGGAGGCAAGCAGATCGCGCACGTTCGCTGCCGGTGGCAGGATGTCCTTACCGTCGACGGCACGCTGTAGATGAAGCGCCAGATTTTCTTTCGTTGCCGCATTGTATCCACGATCGGTGAGGTACTGCTTCAATCCTTCGCGCCATCCACTCTCCCCAAGCACGTTCCGGAACATGTTCAGCACACTTCCCGCTGTGAATGGAAACGTAAAACATCGACATTAGACTCTATTCCCACATCGGTAAAAAAGCCCGTGCGCCGAGCGAACCTTTCTGGTAGGCGATAATATCGAACAGGCTGGAAACTTCATCCGGTGTGGCTCCATTCCAATTAATGGGGCGAATGTTTTCGTTCGCGTCCTGCAGAAACGCTCGCTGCACAACTTCCACGTTGAACAGCTCCCAGTACTGATCGCCCGGGTCGGACAGTTGTGGCGCGTAGTACTCGTACAGGGTGGCGAACCCTTCGTTCAGCCAGATGTAGTCCCACCAGTGCGGACTGACCAGATCGCCGAACCACTGATGGGCGTACTCGTGCGCAATGACGGTTGTAACGCGTTTACGATTGCGATAGGTATTTACGGTCGGGTTGTACAATAGCGACGGTTCCCTGCAATCAAACGATATATCGTGCCCGATAAGCCGACGCGTTCTAATAAATAACCGAAACCCGACGCTCCGCACACCCGTACTCACCCGTACGTTACCAGACCCCAGTTCTCCATGGCACCTGTGCCCCGGTCCGGGACAGCGATCGAGGTTAGCTTTGGCATGTGGTCGTAGTACGAGATCTCCAGGTAGTCGCCCATTCGTGCCAGAATGGTGGCACCCACGGTCGACGCGTACGCTGCATCCTCCCTGGCATTGCTGCGGACAACCACGTTGTGGGCGGCATCGCCGACCGTGACGAAATCCGTCACAGCGAACGCCAACAGATAGGTGGACATCTTCGGTGTCCTTTCGAAGGTGCTGACCAGATACTCTCTGTTGTTGGGATCGATGCCGGAGTTCCGAAGGGGCATGTTGGCGATCGCCCTGTAGTCACGGTGATGGGTGATCGTCAGATCGAAGGTGGCCTTCAGCGCCGGTTCGTCGTAGCACGGGAACACGCGGCGTGCGAGTGTCGCCTGGAAGTGGGTCGTACCGACGGAACGCCACTGATCCTCTTCGTCCCGATAGCGCGACACCAGGTAACCGCTCTGGTAGTTGCGCATCGACCCACCGTACGTTACCTCCAGCATGTAATCGCCGGTTCGGAACGAACCGAGCGTGCGGAACAGAATATGCTCCTTAACGATGTCGATGGTGAACGTTGGTTCATCGACCCAGATTGGATTTCCACCGGTGGACGGCACCCGGTACAGGGACACCGTCTCGATGTTCAGCTCCTGGACGTGCATTACAACCCACTCGGTGTCCTCCAAAACCGTGAGGTAGATCTTCGTCGTCGCACTAAACGTACGCACATCGTTGTGTATATCGGTACGCAGCGATATTGCGTAGTGTGTCGGAATGGACGTGTTGGGGAGAAAGTACGTACCGTCCACATCGTTGGCGGGTGCGATGGCAGACACTTTGGCCGCACGCACAATATCATCACTCTCAACGGACGGGAGCGGACTTATGGCAGCAACACGGGCGCAACCGCCGGCAAATGCTAGAGCTGCAACTACCAAAACTAAGGGACTAAACCACCATCGGCGACCGGTAGGATCGCTCGTAACCATTCTGGCGGCCATCGATACTGACACTGAACGGTCCTGGTGCGGTTGTGCAGACACTTAAAACCTGCGCATCAGCCAGATAAGAGGATTCTGCCGAGGTCGAAACGCCCAATGTACGGCCCGTGCAATATACGAGCCATAAAATGGGATGTATCATTTAGATATTGGACAGCGACTGATAGTGCCGATACCTTAGCACACGGAATGTTGGGGCCAACTTCAATCTTGCCCTCTTCCTTGTGCTGCGTGTATATGCGTGCTGATCTGTGTCGGTGAGGAAGTTTTTCTCCgacgaaaaaaagaagcagcCTACGTTCTTCGCATAGCACGATTATCTCTATCTACCCACCGTTCGATAACGTCTATCACTGTCTACGATCCCGTgctcgtatttttttttttgctggctaATTAATTGGTTGGCTTCCAATGAAGTATCTGCCGTAATCTAATCTTCTGCATTTATTATACAACACTCCTCGCAATAGAAGCAATAGGTTTGATTGGTATCACATTCTTTGATGGCGATTTGCTCTGTTCAACGTAACGCCACGtagattttgattttgaaggATTATCGAACGCCTTCAACGAGATAGCTTATCAACCGTATTATGGCTCTCAAACGTAAAGCAAGCTAGAAGTATGAACTTTTCAGTCAAAGCACGCTTTCTTCGTTAAAAGTTCGTTCTGTCAAAGTGTTCGCGACGAACCCATCCCGTTGCGAAACTCGAACAGACAAGTCAGGCCTAACAAACCTTGTGAAATCGAACGGTAAACAAATTCGCATTATGCAAAGTGGTTTGAGTCGTcatgtttttggtttcgttcaCATGAGATAACACTTCAAgatctttattttttaattaagcgGACAAAAGCTTCATTGGCAAAATGTGACCGTTACGACAGTGAACACCATTcaatttataatattattatgttttagtaAGTTATTCAATGTTTTTATCTTTCATACACTGCAGCAGAGGTTTTGCAAAATCTCCGGAGGCAACATATAAAAGTCCTTAAGCGCCGCTTAGTACGGAGCTCCACTGATATTGGCCGTGTATACATTTCGCATATGTTTcgtatttcattaattttacatGTTATGTAGAATGGTTAAAATtctccatttttatttcaactgcAAAAgcgaattttatttcaaacagaaaacataTCGAGTACAagacaatcaatcaataaataaaatcaaattagcAAGATTTAATTTGTGCAATTTAATTCCAAAAGTTTCCAAACATTAGGAACTAACTGCGCGGATATTGGATACTGTTAGTAACCCAGATTTCTGTACCCAGATTGAGTCAAGTAGCTCGTTTTAATGAGCTTAGAAAACAGCTCGCGCTCAATAAGAGTCGTGCGTTTTGAGCGCTTCGAACTCAAACAAGCGCTTTGAAATTTGTACGACTGAGCAGGTTGAACACCAAACAATCTTTCGTACAAATTTCAAAGCGCTTGTTTGAGTTCGACGCGTTCAACGGGCTCGAAGGGCTCAAAGAGCTCGACGTGCTCAACACGCTCAAGCGTTCGTTTGAGCGATCTTTTAAGCTATGAGCTAgctatttttctgttttgagcGCTCTGAGCTTGCTGTGTTAGTTAAGCTGAGCGATTGAGGTAGCTCTAGCGCACACGACCCAATACTAACTGTATCCTAGTGGTATTTAGGTCAGTGTTGTGCctataatatttaaaacgtTAGTTCACTCGGTGGCGGATCATTGAGTGGATTGAGTTTCGCTACGTTGTTTTCGGTATTTTAACACACAAAAGCGTGCGTTTGGGTCACTTTGTTGCgtatggaaaaaaacattcgtcAAATCGAAAGCTCTCACAACTGTCAAACGGAAAGGTCCTTAGTAGCACAGTGTCAAACGTTTGACAACCATAATAAGgatacaaattaaaatatttatcagtATTATAACGATTGATAACGCTTCTAGAAGtttcataacatttttgtAATCTTTGTCCTGTCCAAAATCTGCTTAAGTTGTGAAAAGTCCTATGCCTTTTGCTGCCCTCATGGTTGCACACCTGTGTTGTGACCAACATCCATTGCATTGTACGCAACGTGTCAAAAGCTTTAGACCTATTAGACCAAAGCAACTGTCCTTTGTGTGCAAACCGTTGCAAAAGCTTTCATgatcaccaaaaaaaactacaccgaAAAGGACCTTGCCGCAGTTCCAATGGGATTGCGCAgtgcccaaaacaaaacaaaaaagtgggAAAAATCTCGCACAACTAAAGAACCCAATTTTGAAAACTCATTTACATATAGATTGGATTGCATTGTTCACCACCGTCGGGGAATACCGTTTGTGGACACGCCGTAAGCCCATTGTTTGGTTTGACACCACTCAGCTGCAGGTGACCACATGGGTCAACCTTTGCTTTTGCACGTGTGAAAATTGGATGGATGTTGGCCGTTTCCGTTCATGGTGGTGCGAAAAGTTAGGCACAATCAAACGGGTCGCTGctatgcaaacaaaaagaactaGCGGAATGTGCTGAACATCATAAGATTTTACACAATGTGGTgaaagcgaaaggaagcgTCTGGTAAGATAGTTTGCAAGAACTTCCGAAGCTTCCAGAAAAGCTTCAAGATTCTTTCAAGGAGTTTCAAATTCTTGTTAGaatttattaaaagaaaaatatacaatCCCGTTCGAATTTGCTTGAGAAGAATTATTTAGTGGGAAGAGGCTTTCTTCAGATGAATGTATGTTACTAAGGAACAAAATTTGTCCAAATTAATTGAGTCACAATCGAACAAAACGTTCATGTTCCTTGATGCATTCCAAACGTAATCAGTGACGTTGTGATCAATTCTGCAATTTGCTTGCGAACGGTAATCCGGACCACATTGATTGGTCCATCCCTCGTCAATGTCCGGCAACGGAATCGAGCAACCATCTGTCCATGCCAACGCGCTACAAACGTGGCGTATCGGACACCGCACGGATAATGACCACCGGGCCCCCGTGCTTGATTTGAGGCTGACAAAAGGACACGCATTATGTTGCACTTTCCCTCACACGACCACAACCAAGTAAAGGATTAGGCAGCGCGTATGCAGCACAATGTCACCCGGTCCACACCCGATGATCCTTTTTCGCTTTGCTGGTGAATGCGAAGGGATTGCTCGAAATGTTTTCCTGTTCGGGCACGGGATTTAGCTGCGTCACTCCGTGGCCGGTTATGCTGACCGGCTGCTAATC
This region of Anopheles marshallii chromosome 2, idAnoMarsDA_429_01, whole genome shotgun sequence genomic DNA includes:
- the LOC128715066 gene encoding aminopeptidase N-like, coding for MGFLLGKNLSLLLLVVSSSTLAVIGQRPAAHLEWSDREFAPVPDAVSPREDLIDQSYRLPTDTVPTHYTIRLHTDLHTGSRAFSGIVDIDLDVVVPTDAITVHSRGLTIAAAALYAREADGVLVEHGFPHYELDARTEQLTFHPGQKLPIGSYVLTVEYSGLLETSSNSGFFLKSYVNGEGERRYVGTTQFESTNARMAFPCYDEPLLKAGHTLWITHTGEYNAVSNMPVGEVVPSAEHEGYVTTKFGPTPKMSTYLLAFGVSDFVSIEDGRQQVYARPNAIDEAAFALEAGVKILDALNTYTYVSYYDYMPKLSQMAIPDRGSGAMENWGLVKYGEPALLFNPARNTYRARKGIAVVIAHEYAHQWFGDLVGPHWWSYIWLNEGFANLFGYIGADLAYPAERYWDLYAVENVQNAFGPDATDSIRPMTQDATTPAAISGLFDSIAYDKSGSVLNMFRTVLGDDNFRAGLKVYFQNRQLDGAVADDLYAGLQAAIDGTDVLPEGYTVQQLMRSWETAPGYPVLTVRRNYDDGSVILSQERFYEGKSVPNANLWYIPYSYASASNPNFDELSHFRWLSTKAERVETNVAADEWIVFNKQQTGYYRVNYDAHNWLMIAAALRDDPAAIHRFNRAQLINDAFNLARANRHDMALALDLLRYLANEHEYVPWAAANNVLSYFYGKLRGTANYHDFIVYVDALVGPVFESLGDISTVPEEETLLAKYLKQLVSTWACRIGYTECLRQTTEALHTAVETNTPVHPDVSYVVYCYGLKGATDDEYRWLFDQLISSRNEAERTLLIDALGCAQDQSQLVSLLTVAIGSNSELESLLPSERSRIVSSIYSASRVGVEALIEALSNPLLAREFVDRFGQGTLNSVVSNVASRTNNEGELHQLEHFLAALGDLISPDTADAAVRTVKTNWDWFTTYEGVLSTTYFSEFTN
- the LOC128717994 gene encoding aminopeptidase N-like — translated: MAARMVTSDPTGRRWWFSPLVLVVAALAFAGGCARVAAISPLPSVESDDIVRAAKVSAIAPANDVDGTYFLPNTSIPTHYAISLRTDIHNDVRTFSATTKIYLTVLEDTEWVVMHVQELNIETVSLYRVPSTGGNPIWVDEPTFTIDIVKEHILFRTLGSFRTGDYMLEVTYGGSMRNYQSGYLVSRYRDEEDQWRSVGTTHFQATLARRVFPCYDEPALKATFDLTITHHRDYRAIANMPLRNSGIDPNNREYLVSTFERTPKMSTYLLAFAVTDFVTVGDAAHNVVVRSNAREDAAYASTVGATILARMGDYLEISYYDHMPKLTSIAVPDRGTGAMENWGLVTYGEPSLLYNPTVNTYRNRKRVTTVIAHEYAHQWFGDLVSPHWWDYIWLNEGFATLYEYYAPQLSDPGDQYWELFNVEVVQRAFLQDANENIRPINWNGATPDEVSSLFDIIAYQKAGSVLNMFRNVLGESGWREGLKQYLTDRGYNAATKENLALHLQRAVDGKDILPPAANVRDLLASWTDAAGFPVLNVHRLYRDGLMILSQERFLERSVLPTTHVWHIPYNYAYTSSGTFYDLATVGWLSSRAAKIETSVPDDEWVVFNKQQTGYYRVNYDRRNWELLAEALNANHNAIHRQNRAQLIDDAFNLARADLLDMAVVLRLMRYLRTERDYAPWFAADKVLTYLYDKVRATEHEHPFLVYVDELIAEVYATISVDTVNQGETTLYKYLRQLIATWACRIGYADCLARAREALRKEYLPAAQETSAPVHPDIRAVVYCYGLQENAQDEFQLIYQRLMASRNQAERTDLIDALGCSKNADSIKTLLATIIFSAAPGTNFVYLSEERNQLFRAIYNGGRAPTLALMEVLEDSVTLTQMMAIVGEGTIRDAEMNIAQRTNGADEMARLERMLTALTPLLSPNVLNDARAAATARPLWFTTAEGLIVGEFLELYSLA